A genomic window from Diospyros lotus cultivar Yz01 chromosome 2, ASM1463336v1, whole genome shotgun sequence includes:
- the LOC127795979 gene encoding threonine synthase, chloroplastic-like, with protein sequence MAASSVFRWSSVSLHPQPKSAPQNPRYTTHCVPIKAATSSDPSLTADATPPPSAAKHRRNADENIRDEARRQNSFHSSHGFSAKYVPFNADPACTESYSLDEIVYRSRSGGLLDVQHDMEALKRYDGNYWKSLFDSRVGKTTWPYGSGVWSKKEWVLPEIDGDDIVSAFEGNSNLFWAERFGKQFLGMSDLWVKHCGISHTGSFKDLGMTVLVSQVNRLRKMNRPVVGVGCASTGDTSAALSAYCASAGIPSIVFLPANRISVAQLVQPIANGAFVLSIDTDFDGCMQLIREVTSELPIYLANSLNSLRLEGQKTAAIEILQQFDWEVPDWVIVPGGNLGNIYAFYKGFHMCKELGLVDRIPRLVCAQAANANPLYLHYKSGWKEFKAVKANSTFASAIQIGDPVSIDRAVFALKNSNGIVEEATEEELMDAMAQADSTGMFICPHTGVALTALIKLRKSGVIGPTDRTVVVSTAHGLKFTQSKIDYHSKEIPDMACRFANPPVQVKADFGSVMDVLKRYLLSKDS encoded by the coding sequence ATGGCGGCTTCCTCCGTGTTTAGATGGTCCTCCGTATCTCTCCATCCTCAACCCAAATCCGCCCCtcaaaaccctaggtacacgacTCACTGCGTCCCAATCAAAGCTGCCACCTCCTCCGATCCCTCCCTAACCGCGGACGCCACCCCGCCGCCTTCCGCCGCCAAACACCGGCGGAACGCCGACGAGAATATCCGAGACGAAGCCCGCCGCCAGAACTCCTTTCACAGTTCCCATGGCTTCTCCGCCAAGTACGTGCCCTTCAACGCCGATCCCGCCTGCACCGAGTCCTACTCCCTCGACGAGATCGTCTATCGCAGCCGCTCCGGCGGCCTCCTCGACGTCCAACACGACATGGAAGCCCTGAAGAGGTATGACGGAAATTACTGGAAATCCCTCTTCGATTCGCGCGTTGGGAAGACCACTTGGCCGTACGGGTCTGGAGTCTGGTCCAAGAAGGAATGGGTCTTACCGGAGATCGACGGCGACGACATAGTCAGCGCCTTCGAGGGGAACTCGAACCTTTTCTGGGCCGAGCGTTTTGGCAAACAGTTTCTGGGCATGAGCGATTTGTGGGTGAAGCATTGCGGGATTAGCCACACCGGTAGTTTCAAGGATCTGGGCATGACTGTTTTGGTCAGCCAAGTGAATCGCCTCCGGAAAATGAACCGTCCGGTCGTCGGCGTCGGCTGCGCGTCGACCGGCGACACCTCGGCGGCTTTGTCGGCGTATTGCGCGTCCGCCGGGATTCCGTCGATTGTTTTCCTTCCGGCGAATCGGATATCGGTTGCTCAGTTGGTTCAGCCGATTGCGAATGGGGCTTTCGTGTTGAGCATCGATACTGATTTTGATGGCTGTATGCAGCTGATTAGGGAAGTTACGTCTGAGCTTCCCATTTATTTGGCTAATTCTTTGAACAGTTTGAGGCTCGAAGGCCAGAAAACGGCGGCAATTGAGATCTTGCAGCAGTTTGATTGGGAAGTGCCGGATTGGGTGATTGTTCCCGGTGGAAATCTGGGGAACATATATGCATTCTATAAAGGTTTTCATATGTGCAAGGAGTTAGGGCTTGTTGATAGGATTCCAAGGCTTGTTTGTGCTCAAGCTGCCAACGCCAATCCGCTTTACCTCCATTACAAGTCCGGTTGGAAGGAATTCAAGGCTGTTAAGGCTAATTCTACTTTTGCTTCGGCTATTCAGATTGGCGATCCAGTTTCTATAGACCGAGCTGTTTTTGCTCTCAAGAACTCGAATGGGATTGTTGAGGAAGCCACAGAGGAGGAATTGATGGATGCAATGGCTCAAGCGGATTCAACTGGCATGTTTATATGCCCCCACACTGGGGTTGCATTGACTGCATTGATAAAGCTGAGGAAGAGCGGGGTTATTGGTCCAACGGATAGGACTGTGGTGGTGAGCACAGCCCACGGGCTGAAGTTTACGCAGTCAAAGATTGATTATCATTCGAAGGAGATACCAGACATGGCCTGCCGGTTTGCAAATCCGCCGGTGCAAGTGAAGGCGGATTTTGGGTCTGTCATGGATGTTCTGAAAAGGTATTTGTTAAGCAAAGATTCTTAG